A stretch of Ipomoea triloba cultivar NCNSP0323 chromosome 11, ASM357664v1 DNA encodes these proteins:
- the LOC115996609 gene encoding 4-coumarate--CoA ligase 2-like, producing the protein MATKTEQAGGDIIFRSKLPDIYIPNHLPLHSYCFENISAFRDRPCLINGSDDRVYTYAEVELTCRKVAAGLHKVGINHGDTIMILLPNSPEFVFAFLGASYRGAVATMANPLFTPAEVIKQVKASNAKLIVTLACYVDKVREYAWENDIKVICTDSAPKGCSHFSELSEADERDMPETEVKPDDVVALPYSSGTTGLPKGVMLTHKGLVTSIAQQVDGENPHLYFHDQDVVLCALPFFHIYSNSILLCGLRVGARILIMQKFDINLFLELIQKYKVTIGPFVPPIVLAIAKSPVVDNYDLSSVRTVMSGAAPLGKELQDTVRTKFPNAKLGQGYGMTEAGSVLAMCLAFAKEPFEIKSGSCGTVVRNADMKIVDPDTGSSLPRNQPGEICIRGDQIMKGYLNDPEATERTIDKEGWLHTGDIGYIDDDDELFIVDRLKELIKYKGFQVAPAELEALLLTHPQISDAAAIPMKDEQAGEVPVAFVVKTSGCSLTEDEVKEFVSKQVVFYKRIKKVFFVDAIPKSPSGKILRKNLRARLEAGIPN; encoded by the exons ATGGCAACCAAAACAGAGCAGGCCGGCGGTGACATCATTTTCCGATCAAAACTCCCCGATATTTACATCCCCAACCACCTCCCTCTCCACTCCTATTGCTTCGAGAACATTTCCGCCTTCCGCGACCGCCCCTGCCTCATCAACGGCTCCGATGATCGCGTATATACTTACGCTGAAGTGGAGCTCACTTGCCGGAAAGTCGCGGCCGGGCTTCATAAAGTAGGGATCAACCACGGCGACACCATCATGATCCTGCTTCCGAACTCTCCGGAGTTCGTGTTCGCGTTCCTCGGCGCGTCTTACCGCGGCGCTGTGGCGACGATGGCGAATCCTCTGTTCACGCCGGCGGAGGTGATTAAGCAGGTGAAGGCGTCCAATGCGAAGCTCATCGTGACTCTAGCTTGTTACGTGGACAAG GTCAGAGAATATGCATGGGAGAATGATATCAAGGTGATCTGCACCGACTCGGCGCCGAAAGGATGCTCGCACTTCTCGGAGCTATCGGAGGCGGATGAGCGCGACATGCCGGAGACGGAGGTGAAGCCGGACGACGTGGTGGCGCTGCCGTACTCCTCCGGCACCACCGGACTGCCGAAAGGCGTGATGTTGACTCACAAGGGGCTCGTCACCAGCATAGCTCAACAAGTGGACGGAGAAAACCCTCATCTGTACTTCCACGACCAGGATGTGGTGCTCTGCGCCCTGCCTTTCTTCCACATCTACTCCAATTCGATTTTGCTCTGCGGCTTGCGGGTCGGGGCCCGGATCCTTATTATGCAGAAATTTGATATCAACCTCTTCTTGGAGCTCATACAGAAGTACAAAGTTACGATTGGGCCCTTCGTCCCGCCGATTGTTCTGGCCATCGCCAAAAGCCCTGTAGTGGACAATTATGACCTTTCCTCCGTTAGGACCGTCATGTCCGGGGCGGCGCCGCTAGGAAAGGAACTTCAAGACACCGTCAGAACCAAATTTCCCAACGCCAAACTTGGTCAA GGTTACGGAATGACAGAGGCAGGGTCAGTATTGGCAATGTGCTTAGCCTTTGCGAAAGAGCCTTTTGAGATTAAATCTGGTTCATGTGGGACAGTTGTTAGGAATGCCGATATGAAAATTGTGGATCCGGATACTGGATCCTCTTTGCCCCGGAACCAACCTGGAGAAATATGCATTAGGGGTGACCAAATCATGAAAg gGTATTTGAATGATCCAGAGGCTACGGAGAGAACAATCGACAAGGAAGGATGGTTACACACCGGAGATATAGGATACATCGACGATGACGATGAACTTTTCATCGTGGATCGCCTCAAGGAGCTGATCAAGTACAAGGGCTTTCAGGTCGCCCCAGCTGAACTCGAAGCCTTACTCCTTACCCACCCACAAATTTCTGATGCTGCTGCTATCCC TATGAAAGATGAGCAGGCAGGAGAAGTTCCAGTTGCTTTTGTTGTTAAAACTAGTGGATGTAGCCTCACTGAGGATGAAGTTAAAGAGTTTGTGTCTAAACAG GTGGTATTTTACAAGAGAATAAAAAAGGTATTTTTTGTTGATGCTATTCCAAAGTCTCCCTCAGGCAAAATTCTAAgaaagaacctaagagcaaggcTAGAAGCTGGAATCCCTAATTAG
- the LOC115997245 gene encoding ribulose bisphosphate carboxylase/oxygenase activase, chloroplastic, with product MALCFHYHSSPFTSPNFTRLSRLKTLPNHSSLSVRSLATSNRQSEDEESNPNAAPEKKKAKRLSEQSSWEAKDSDGKDYLYRLGAEADNMNIAVGARAGVIDDLFTGNFLGKDSDIVFDYRQKVTRSFEYLQGDYYIAPLFLDKVVCHIVKNFISKSINAKVPLILGIWGGKGQGKTFQTELIFQTMGVEPVIMSAGELESERAGEPGKLIRERYRTASQVVQNQGKLSCLMINDLDAGLGRFGNTQVTVNNQIVVGTLMNLADNPTRVSVGQVWRDSDTTHRIPIIVTGNDFSTIYAPLIRDGRMEKFFWQPTHEDIVNIVSRMYEKDGITQDEVASIVNKFPNQALDFYGAMRSRTYDRSILKWVDDIGGAEGLGRRFLRQRKDGKLPVFIPPEQTMEALLESGHGLIKEQKLIMESKLSKEYMKNMDE from the exons ATGGCGCTCTGCTTTCACTACCATTCGTCTCCCTTCActtccccaaatttcactcgTCTCTCCCGTTTAAAGACACTCCCAAACCATTCTTCTCTCTCAGTGCGATCACTCGCGACTTCGAATCGCCAGAGCGAAGACGAAGAGTCGAATCCAAATGCGGCGCCGGAGAAAAAGAAGGCGAAAAGGCTGTCGGAGCAGTCCTCGTGGGAAGCCAAGGACTCTGACGGCAAGGATTATCTCTACCGGCTCGGTGCCGAGGCCGATAACATGAACATCGCCGTCGGAGCTAGGGCAGGAGTCATTGATGACCTCTTCACCGGCAATTTCCTCGGAAAAGACT CGGATATTGTGTTTGATTATCGGCAGAAGGTAACCAGGTCATTTGAGTATCTTCAAGGCGATTACTATATTGCTCCACTTTTCTTG GATAAAGTTG TTTGCCACATAGTGAAGAACTTCATTTCTAAAAGTATCAATGCCAAAGTTCCTCTTATTCTAG GCATTTGGGGTGGTAAAGGACAGGGAAAAACGTTTCAAACTGAACTGATATTTCAGACCATGGGCGTGGAACCAGTTATTATGTCTGCAGGGGAATTGGAATCAGAAAGAGCTG GAGAACCTGGAAAATTGATTCGTGAACGGTACAGAACTGCTTCACAAGTGGTTCAGAACCAA GGCAAGCTGAGCTGCTTGATGATCAATGACCTTGATGCTGGCCTTGGTAGATTTG GTAATACTCAAGTGACAGTCAACAATCAAATTGTTGTTGGAACGCTGATGAACTTGGCGGATAATCCCACAAGAGTAAGTGTCGGACAGGTCTGGAGAGACTCCGATACTACACATAGGATTCCTATCATTGTTACAGGAAATGACTTTTCAACAATTTATGCTCCCTTAATTCGTGATGGAAGGATGGAGAAATTTTTTTG GCAGCCCACCCACGAAGACATTGTAAATATTGTTTCTAGAATGTATGAGAAAGATGGCATAACACAGGATGAGGTTGCCAGCATAGTTAATAAATTTCCCAATCAAG CCTTGGATTTTTATGGAGCTATGAGATCACGGACATATGACCGGTCAATCTTAAAG TGGGTTGATGACATTGGAGGTGCTGAAGGTCTTGGCAGGAGATTTCTTCGGCAGAGAAAGGATGGGAAGCTTCCTGTTTTTATTCCCCCAGAG CAAACAATGGAAGCTTTGTTGGAATCAGGACATGGGCTTATTAAAGAGCAAAAGTTGATAATGGAGTCCAAACTTTCTAAAGAATATATGAAGAACATGGATGAATAA